A DNA window from Yoonia vestfoldensis contains the following coding sequences:
- a CDS encoding IS3 family transposase (programmed frameshift), with translation MTKNRHTPAYPAELRERGVRLFRENRADYASDTAAYKAIAPKLGCSPDSLRVWCQQAERDAGQRAGLTIAEKDRIKELEREVRELRQANEILKKASAYFGSGGARPPVSQMIVFIDDHRRVHGVEPICRVLGIAPSTYYALKAVERDPDLASDRAKQDQLDMAAIKEAFDGSRGRYGARKVWHQLRRSGHDIARCTVERLMKAMGLQGVVRGKKVTTTNPDTAQPCPDDKVNRAFVAAMPNQLWVSDFTYVSSWQGMVYVAFVIDVFARKIVGWRVSTSMTTGFVLDALNQAICQRAPSEADKLIHHSDRGSQYLSIRYTERLAEAGIDTSVGSVGDSYDNALAESIIGLFKTEVIKFLGPWKSVGQVEWETLKWVDWYNKTRLHSAIGYITPNEAEEAFYANLNVDEKAA, from the exons ATGACAAAGAATCGACATACCCCCGCCTATCCTGCCGAACTGCGTGAACGTGGTGTTCGGCTTTTCAGAGAGAACCGTGCTGACTATGCCAGCGACACGGCAGCCTATAAGGCAATTGCGCCGAAGCTTGGCTGTTCACCGGACAGCCTGCGCGTCTGGTGTCAGCAGGCCGAACGCGATGCCGGGCAGCGGGCTGGGCTGACAATTGCCGAGAAGGATCGGATCAAGGAACTTGAGCGTGAGGTCCGTGAACTGCGCCAGGCCAACGAGATCCTGAAGAAGGCCAGCGCATATTTCG GCAGCGGCGGAGCTCGACCGCCCGTTTCGCAAATGATCGTGTTCATCGACGATCACCGTCGTGTCCATGGTGTCGAGCCGATCTGCCGGGTTCTGGGGATCGCACCATCGACGTATTACGCCCTCAAGGCCGTGGAGCGTGATCCGGACCTGGCATCGGATCGGGCTAAGCAGGATCAACTGGACATGGCCGCCATAAAAGAGGCCTTCGATGGCAGTCGGGGCCGATACGGCGCGCGCAAGGTTTGGCACCAGTTACGCCGCAGCGGGCACGATATCGCTCGCTGCACTGTGGAGCGGCTTATGAAGGCTATGGGATTACAAGGGGTTGTGCGGGGCAAGAAAGTGACCACGACCAACCCCGATACGGCACAACCTTGCCCGGACGACAAGGTGAACCGGGCTTTCGTGGCCGCTATGCCGAACCAGCTCTGGGTCAGTGACTTCACCTATGTCTCCAGCTGGCAGGGCATGGTCTATGTGGCCTTCGTCATCGACGTCTTCGCCCGCAAAATCGTCGGCTGGCGCGTCTCGACCTCGATGACCACCGGTTTCGTGCTCGATGCCTTGAACCAGGCCATCTGCCAGCGCGCCCCGTCCGAGGCGGACAAGCTCATCCACCACAGCGATCGTGGCAGCCAATACCTGTCGATCCGATACACCGAACGGCTGGCCGAGGCTGGGATTGATACTTCGGTGGGCAGCGTTGGTGACAGCTACGATAACGCCCTGGCCGAAAGCATCATCGGCCTGTTCAAGACCGAGGTCATCAAGTTTCTCGGTCCATGGAAATCGGTCGGCCAAGTCGAATGGGAAACTCTCAAGTGGGTCGACTGGTATAACAAAACGCGCCTGCACAGCGCCATCGGATACATTACACCGAACGAAGCAGAGGAGGCATTCTACGCAAACTTGAACGTTGACGAAAAAGCAGCGTAA
- the scpB gene encoding SMC-Scp complex subunit ScpB: protein MAKDRPEPELDRELPDLPPDMRWREWMRRIEAVLFASASPVPREDLVRVVGQGASVDLLIEDLASDIEGRSFEVAKVVDGWLLRTRAVYGPAIRAAADVGDQLLGLNEFDVAVLAAVAYHQPITREGLKDIFGKDISRDLIGRLHAQELIATGPRSPRRGAPYTFVTTERFLVVFGLQSLRDLPDREGLQDAGLVE, encoded by the coding sequence ATGGCGAAGGACAGACCTGAGCCAGAGCTGGATCGCGAGTTACCCGACCTGCCGCCTGACATGCGTTGGCGGGAATGGATGCGGCGGATCGAGGCGGTGTTGTTTGCCAGTGCATCGCCGGTGCCACGTGAGGATCTGGTGCGGGTGGTGGGGCAGGGTGCATCCGTCGACCTGCTCATCGAAGACCTTGCGTCCGATATAGAAGGGCGGTCGTTCGAGGTAGCGAAGGTTGTCGACGGATGGCTATTACGCACTCGTGCTGTGTATGGACCGGCAATCCGTGCAGCGGCAGATGTTGGGGACCAGCTGTTGGGCTTGAATGAGTTCGATGTCGCGGTGCTGGCCGCGGTTGCGTATCATCAGCCCATCACCCGCGAAGGGCTGAAGGACATCTTTGGCAAAGACATCAGTCGCGATCTGATCGGGCGACTGCATGCGCAGGAGTTGATAGCGACGGGGCCGCGGAGCCCACGTCGCGGCGCACCCTATACGTTCGTGACGACGGAGCGGTTTCTGGTGGTGTTTGGCTTGCAGAGTCTGCGCGACCTGCCCGATCGCGAAGGGCTGCAGGATGCTGGTTTGGTAGAATGA
- a CDS encoding Fic family protein, whose protein sequence is MLKPTYNIQPLPPGVDFDTVPILKALARANRALAELKGRAATIPNQSILIDTLALQEAKASSEIENIVTTQDDLFQADLFPEGPGSAAAKEVALYRDALKLGYDRLRETDGLITNSTLIAMFQLLKQHDGGFRQTPGTALKNEASGEIVFVPPQDAHEIISLMGDLEHYINAENGDGLDPLIRMALIHHQFESIHPFPDGNGRLGRILNVLYLARTGLLDIPVLYLSRHITQNKDTYYRLLQAVRAENAWEDWVLFMLEAVAETSGATLRLVEGIRQQMSDTKAQLRAELPKLYSQDLLNNLFRHPYTRIDYVVQDLGVSRQTAAKYLDELADKGFVEKIQAGRNNYFINAKLVALFLDVAVSDS, encoded by the coding sequence ATGTTAAAACCCACCTACAACATCCAACCGCTGCCACCCGGTGTTGATTTTGACACTGTGCCGATACTCAAGGCTTTAGCGCGCGCCAATCGCGCGTTGGCTGAACTGAAGGGTCGAGCGGCGACTATCCCAAATCAGAGCATCTTGATTGACACACTTGCGTTGCAAGAAGCCAAGGCAAGTTCGGAAATCGAAAACATTGTCACCACGCAGGACGATCTGTTTCAGGCGGACCTTTTTCCCGAAGGTCCAGGCAGTGCCGCTGCAAAAGAAGTGGCGCTCTATCGTGACGCACTGAAACTTGGGTATGATCGGCTTCGCGAGACAGACGGGCTGATCACCAACAGTACGTTGATCGCGATGTTCCAGCTTTTGAAGCAACACGATGGAGGGTTTCGCCAAACGCCCGGAACAGCGCTCAAGAACGAAGCAAGTGGTGAAATAGTTTTTGTGCCGCCTCAGGATGCCCATGAAATCATCAGTCTGATGGGCGACCTCGAGCACTATATCAACGCCGAGAATGGAGACGGGTTGGATCCGCTTATTCGGATGGCGCTCATCCATCACCAATTCGAGAGCATTCATCCCTTTCCTGACGGAAATGGGCGGTTAGGACGGATACTGAATGTTCTGTATCTGGCGCGAACTGGGTTGCTAGATATTCCGGTGCTCTATTTGAGCCGCCATATCACGCAAAACAAAGACACTTACTACAGGTTGCTGCAGGCTGTCCGAGCCGAAAATGCTTGGGAAGACTGGGTGCTGTTTATGCTTGAAGCTGTCGCTGAAACCTCGGGCGCTACATTGAGATTGGTCGAGGGCATTCGGCAACAGATGTCAGATACTAAGGCGCAATTGCGAGCTGAACTCCCGAAACTCTATTCTCAAGACCTGCTCAACAATCTCTTCCGCCATCCCTACACACGTATCGATTATGTCGTGCAGGATCTTGGTGTCTCACGCCAAACGGCTGCCAAGTATCTGGATGAGCTTGCTGATAAGGGGTTTGTTGAGAAAATCCAGGCAGGCCGGAACAACTATTTCATCAACGCAAAGTTGGTGGCATTGTTTTTGGACGTTGCAGTCAGTGACTCTTGA
- the repC gene encoding plasmid replication protein RepC, translated as MEYTPISPFMRPISHAHLRVIERPEASVPARPVNKWELLRELSKAQAAFGVSERDLTVLQGLLSFFPDDALGGNAEMVVFPSNKAICERLNGMPCSTMRRHLARLVEAGLLQRRDSPNGKRYVRKHGEDRVAFGFDLSPLYCQSEEIARAAEAVREAEERVRRLREVVSLMRRDLAALAEFGDEMQPGLGFWDQLRDKAALTARALRRKLSIEDLAAYRADLEALLDQARNIIDGPETEEMNTNDAQSERHHHNSNKESIDFEPALEKSGAAAGVPDVDTNEPVADVDEQDTRHLPKIPLHLVIAACPSLKTFYQGEIRHWHQLFDAAGHVRPAMGISASAWEEAQRFMGPEQASIVVAAMLERFADIRSPGGYLRALTAKAAAGEFSCGPMVMALIGRRSAA; from the coding sequence ATGGAGTACACACCAATTTCGCCGTTTATGCGGCCGATTTCGCACGCTCATTTGCGCGTCATCGAGCGACCCGAGGCATCTGTTCCGGCCAGACCCGTTAACAAGTGGGAACTCCTGCGCGAGCTCTCCAAGGCGCAAGCGGCCTTTGGGGTCTCGGAACGTGATCTGACTGTTTTGCAGGGGCTCCTCAGCTTCTTTCCGGACGATGCGCTTGGCGGGAACGCCGAGATGGTCGTCTTCCCCTCGAACAAGGCGATCTGCGAGCGCCTGAATGGCATGCCGTGCTCAACGATGCGTCGTCACCTCGCGCGTCTCGTCGAGGCTGGCTTGCTCCAGCGGCGCGATAGCCCCAATGGGAAGCGCTACGTCCGCAAGCACGGCGAAGACCGCGTCGCCTTTGGCTTCGATCTTTCCCCGCTCTACTGCCAGTCCGAGGAGATAGCACGGGCCGCAGAGGCCGTACGTGAGGCTGAGGAGCGCGTCAGGCGCCTGAGAGAGGTCGTAAGCCTCATGCGACGCGATCTCGCGGCCCTCGCCGAGTTCGGAGACGAGATGCAGCCAGGCCTAGGCTTCTGGGATCAGCTTCGCGACAAGGCTGCCCTCACAGCCCGCGCGCTTCGCCGCAAGCTTTCAATTGAGGACCTCGCGGCCTATCGAGCCGATCTTGAAGCTCTCCTTGACCAGGCACGCAACATCATTGATGGCCCTGAAACAGAAGAAATGAACACCAATGATGCCCAATCTGAGCGTCACCATCATAATTCAAATAAAGAATCTATAGATTTTGAGCCGGCTTTAGAAAAAAGCGGGGCGGCGGCGGGTGTGCCAGATGTGGATACGAATGAGCCGGTGGCTGACGTTGATGAACAGGACACAAGACATCTGCCAAAGATCCCGCTTCACCTAGTGATAGCGGCATGTCCCTCGCTGAAGACCTTCTACCAAGGTGAGATCCGGCATTGGCATCAGCTTTTCGATGCGGCGGGCCATGTGCGGCCAGCCATGGGGATCAGTGCGTCTGCATGGGAAGAAGCACAGCGGTTCATGGGTCCGGAGCAAGCGTCGATCGTCGTTGCTGCGATGCTGGAACGCTTCGCCGACATAAGATCGCCTGGTGGATACTTGCGAGCTCTGACTGCCAAAGCTGCGGCCGGCGAGTTCTCCTGTGGGCCGATGGTCATGGCATTGATTGGGCGACGATCTGCAGCTTAA
- a CDS encoding TerB N-terminal domain-containing protein, with protein MASILKLFRVLFFYALYLLLCIVAVVTVLEGWPVGGQMLFAFGLPIVLVWWQEKRRSRKVEAKAVAAETTNTKVTQSEPVARVSAHEKRIERERERTREANTVQSPSIAPPKPTKQNYSEIVRPGQTAAPALSAIAKRYENARPSSHKSQSNSRKNGWIPAAETATVAGRDIGGMVYVGTPLLLNHHGYRDKCRAYIDPSLSVARTGDDRAGEGMSYWPGYSDISARSRATYLEWLASGRSDPSYDPGYMFLYFYGLERRFFVDQTNADAQDIIAEVRRLISLYPENHSVKRYLGEFLDIATLAETESDALEPTFERQGWELPFSLKYAIGARLDKGETLSADWVLSWLMCHPESHLRTPATRCRNEFLALFKIRFDDRFPNGLKVSKPRKHLKATYRAASSEFEGTINPTADGKPVPDISGLRKPVEIAQEVADEVIDDLDKLSRYLGRNPEGKGSIEAHALLPLDLWSLFPSTEMEALKEWAGGIMQSGGLIPLADVIEKLEGQRSTKIGKRQLTGAADALARLGFGLAPDPRFALRSPKPEEPVVLFELGEQIEKLEDVSASYQTALMELALASFVAHADGRIADAERKALEAQIASAAVLSEQERRRLQANMAWFLAVPPDMTLLRRKLKDVGVEDQKAMRAALVSAAHADGVNRPGFTGEFVVQ; from the coding sequence ATGGCATCAATACTAAAGCTTTTTCGAGTTCTATTTTTTTACGCGCTCTATTTATTGCTGTGCATAGTTGCCGTAGTGACCGTGTTGGAAGGCTGGCCCGTTGGCGGTCAAATGCTCTTTGCCTTTGGATTGCCTATCGTTTTGGTATGGTGGCAAGAAAAGAGACGATCCCGAAAAGTGGAAGCCAAAGCGGTTGCCGCAGAAACAACAAACACAAAAGTAACTCAATCCGAGCCAGTGGCGCGCGTAAGTGCCCACGAAAAACGCATCGAACGTGAGCGAGAGAGAACGCGCGAAGCGAATACTGTTCAATCGCCTTCGATAGCACCGCCCAAACCAACAAAACAGAACTATTCAGAAATTGTGCGGCCTGGCCAAACGGCAGCACCAGCACTTTCGGCCATTGCAAAGCGGTATGAGAATGCACGGCCATCATCCCATAAGTCGCAATCAAATTCCCGCAAAAATGGCTGGATACCTGCGGCAGAGACAGCGACTGTTGCCGGACGAGATATTGGTGGAATGGTCTATGTCGGGACGCCGCTATTACTCAATCACCATGGTTATCGCGACAAATGCAGGGCTTATATCGATCCGTCACTCTCTGTTGCTAGGACAGGAGACGATAGGGCAGGGGAGGGCATGTCGTACTGGCCTGGGTACTCCGATATTTCAGCACGAAGCAGGGCAACCTATCTTGAATGGTTGGCGAGTGGCCGTTCTGACCCATCCTACGATCCGGGCTACATGTTCTTGTACTTCTATGGGTTGGAAAGAAGGTTTTTCGTCGACCAAACCAACGCGGATGCCCAGGATATCATCGCCGAAGTTCGGCGATTGATTTCTCTCTATCCTGAGAACCATTCGGTCAAACGATACTTGGGTGAATTTCTCGATATCGCGACACTTGCCGAAACTGAGTCTGATGCGCTGGAACCGACGTTTGAACGTCAAGGTTGGGAGCTTCCTTTTTCGCTGAAGTATGCGATTGGCGCTCGTCTTGATAAGGGAGAAACCCTAAGTGCAGACTGGGTTCTGAGCTGGTTGATGTGCCATCCGGAGAGCCATTTACGCACGCCCGCTACGCGCTGCCGCAATGAATTCCTCGCGCTATTCAAGATCCGGTTCGACGATCGCTTCCCAAATGGCCTAAAGGTCAGCAAGCCGCGTAAACACCTCAAAGCAACGTATCGTGCAGCCTCAAGCGAGTTCGAAGGAACTATCAACCCGACGGCCGACGGCAAACCCGTTCCTGATATCTCCGGATTGCGAAAGCCGGTCGAGATCGCACAGGAAGTCGCTGATGAAGTGATAGACGATCTTGATAAGCTGAGCCGCTATCTTGGTCGAAACCCTGAGGGCAAGGGAAGTATCGAAGCGCACGCTCTCTTGCCACTAGATCTTTGGAGTCTGTTCCCGTCGACCGAAATGGAAGCGCTGAAAGAATGGGCCGGTGGGATCATGCAGAGCGGCGGACTTATTCCGTTGGCCGACGTGATCGAAAAGCTCGAAGGACAACGCAGCACGAAGATTGGCAAGCGACAGCTAACGGGAGCGGCAGATGCTTTGGCGCGTCTTGGGTTTGGGCTGGCACCTGATCCACGCTTTGCATTGCGGTCACCAAAACCGGAAGAGCCTGTGGTTTTGTTTGAACTCGGCGAACAGATCGAAAAGCTGGAAGATGTTTCGGCAAGCTATCAGACAGCGTTGATGGAGTTGGCTCTTGCCTCGTTTGTTGCCCATGCTGACGGGCGTATCGCCGATGCTGAGCGCAAAGCGTTGGAGGCTCAAATCGCATCTGCTGCGGTGCTGAGTGAACAAGAGCGGCGCCGGCTTCAGGCAAATATGGCATGGTTCCTTGCAGTGCCGCCTGACATGACGCTGCTGCGCCGCAAACTCAAAGATGTTGGCGTTGAAGACCAAAAGGCGATGCGTGCGGCCTTGGTGAGTGCGGCACACGCCGATGGTGTGAACCGCCCCGGGTTTACCGGAGAGTTTGTGGTTCAATGA
- a CDS encoding DUF1403 family protein yields MKSERIVQEPNLTTLLRMPSWVTSARGETFEDVAFLSGATLATLDGVVGHQVVPQTLLRDRLALSAAEACVLFSGRPERAGQLRDAVHLLRPGDLPGPAGEIYQCWRRAVQRPVSIKALHRALPDHAPEQLATWLDAETGAPITRAAQILEAVLTDSPRSEVPALVLADAALAQALGWDHLMPLLVSGLKRGDLRKRGDELRLACHRAVRISAERVVHVATDLTRKTERLNAVAPKLRAKGAAAAVQMFLTRDAMTPAGLTSLNSDRAARRFCDRLVELGVVRELTGRDTFRLYGV; encoded by the coding sequence ATGAAATCTGAGCGCATCGTCCAAGAACCGAACCTCACTACACTACTACGGATGCCGTCTTGGGTCACCTCCGCACGTGGCGAAACCTTTGAAGATGTGGCGTTTTTGTCAGGCGCGACACTAGCCACACTCGATGGTGTGGTTGGCCATCAGGTTGTGCCCCAAACCTTGCTGCGTGATCGTTTGGCACTGTCCGCGGCCGAGGCCTGTGTGCTCTTCTCGGGTCGCCCGGAACGGGCAGGGCAGTTGCGTGACGCGGTACATTTGCTTCGACCTGGCGATCTGCCGGGCCCAGCTGGAGAAATCTATCAGTGTTGGCGGCGTGCTGTTCAGCGGCCTGTTTCGATCAAGGCGTTGCATCGGGCTCTGCCGGACCACGCGCCAGAACAGTTAGCAACCTGGCTTGATGCCGAAACGGGGGCACCCATCACCCGAGCTGCACAAATCCTAGAGGCGGTTTTGACGGACAGCCCGCGCAGTGAGGTCCCAGCGCTTGTTCTTGCTGACGCCGCTCTTGCCCAGGCACTTGGATGGGACCATCTTATGCCGCTGCTTGTATCTGGTCTGAAGCGTGGTGATTTGCGCAAACGGGGCGACGAACTTCGGCTGGCCTGCCATCGGGCGGTGAGAATCTCTGCAGAACGTGTCGTTCATGTTGCAACAGATTTAACGCGGAAAACGGAGCGACTGAACGCGGTTGCGCCAAAGCTCCGGGCAAAAGGGGCCGCAGCAGCGGTGCAGATGTTTCTCACTCGTGATGCGATGACTCCTGCCGGGCTGACGTCTTTAAACTCGGACCGTGCCGCGCGGCGGTTTTGTGATCGGTTGGTTGAGCTGGGTGTTGTGCGTGAATTGACCGGGCGGGATACGTTCCGGCTTTACGGGGTGTAA
- a CDS encoding tellurite resistance TerB C-terminal domain-containing protein: MFYSPVNPGRFSVIQSEEVASIEKVYKALGLDPSLAYSDLHAGEIADAPRTVRAAQPGNSGEAIPELQKATGPVLDASRIAAIRSDTARVSSVLGQIFEAEEEAVEGGDSKDLTLFAGLDAKHGALLSDLVGQENWTEDAFQQLCGKHGLMSSGALEAVNEWAFEAYDEALLDEYDGYDVSPEIADAVKQILEGEGRHV, encoded by the coding sequence GTGTTTTACTCTCCGGTAAACCCAGGGCGGTTCAGTGTCATCCAATCCGAAGAAGTCGCCAGCATCGAAAAGGTGTACAAGGCATTGGGCCTTGATCCATCACTCGCCTATTCAGACCTTCACGCTGGAGAGATTGCCGACGCGCCACGGACTGTGCGTGCGGCCCAGCCTGGCAATTCTGGTGAGGCTATTCCTGAACTACAAAAGGCAACGGGGCCAGTGCTGGATGCATCGCGGATTGCGGCCATTAGGTCAGATACGGCGCGGGTGTCTTCTGTCCTTGGACAGATATTTGAAGCCGAGGAAGAAGCAGTAGAGGGCGGGGACTCCAAGGACTTAACGCTGTTTGCTGGGCTCGATGCAAAACATGGGGCACTGCTGTCGGATTTGGTGGGTCAAGAGAACTGGACCGAGGACGCATTCCAGCAGCTTTGCGGAAAGCATGGATTGATGTCGTCAGGTGCATTGGAGGCCGTAAACGAATGGGCCTTTGAGGCCTATGACGAAGCCTTACTTGACGAGTATGATGGATATGACGTGTCTCCCGAGATTGCGGATGCGGTAAAGCAAATATTAGAAGGGGAGGGGCGTCATGTCTAA
- a CDS encoding tyrosine-type recombinase/integrase: MPSEDEKSTSSNSGAFCIAQNGDSDQEKSDDISLPAHVAGSGSLDRLVDAARDYARAAASDNTLKAYAKDWAHFARWCRMKGAEPLPPSPEMIGLYLADLASGAGPSPALSVSTIERRLSGLAWNYAQRGFVLDRKNRHIATVLAGIKRKHARPPVQKEAILAEDILAMVATLPYDLRGLRDRAILLLGYAGGLRRSEIVSLDVGKDDTPDSGGWIEILDDGAVLTLNAKTGWREVEIGLGSSNSSCPVHALEQWLHFARIDFGPVFVGTTRGGKKALETRLNDKHVARLIKRTVLDAGIRSELPEKERLALFSGHSLRAGLASSAEVDERYVQKHLGHASAQMTRRYQRRRDRFRVNLTKAAGL, translated from the coding sequence ATGCCCTCAGAGGACGAGAAGTCGACATCATCAAACTCTGGTGCGTTTTGTATCGCTCAGAACGGCGACAGCGATCAAGAAAAAAGCGACGACATCTCCCTACCCGCCCACGTCGCGGGATCCGGCAGCCTTGATCGCCTGGTCGACGCCGCCCGAGATTATGCGCGCGCCGCAGCTTCTGACAATACGCTGAAAGCCTATGCCAAGGATTGGGCGCATTTCGCGCGGTGGTGTCGGATGAAGGGCGCGGAGCCTCTGCCCCCGTCGCCTGAAATGATCGGGCTTTATCTCGCAGACCTGGCGTCCGGAGCGGGCCCCTCCCCTGCCCTATCGGTCAGTACCATCGAACGTCGCCTCTCCGGCCTTGCCTGGAACTATGCGCAACGCGGCTTTGTCCTCGATCGTAAGAACCGCCACATCGCAACAGTGCTGGCCGGGATCAAACGCAAACACGCCCGTCCGCCGGTGCAGAAGGAAGCGATCCTGGCCGAGGACATCCTCGCGATGGTCGCCACCCTGCCCTACGACCTGCGCGGGCTCAGGGACCGCGCCATCCTGCTCCTCGGGTACGCCGGCGGGCTCCGCCGCTCCGAGATCGTCAGCCTGGATGTCGGAAAGGACGACACGCCCGATTCAGGCGGCTGGATCGAGATCCTCGACGACGGCGCCGTGCTGACGCTCAACGCCAAGACCGGCTGGCGCGAGGTCGAGATCGGTCTGGGATCGTCTAACTCCAGCTGCCCTGTGCATGCGCTCGAGCAGTGGTTGCACTTCGCCAGGATCGACTTCGGGCCGGTCTTTGTCGGCACCACTCGGGGTGGAAAGAAGGCCCTGGAGACAAGGCTGAACGACAAGCATGTCGCGCGGCTGATCAAGCGAACGGTCCTGGACGCCGGCATCCGATCCGAACTGCCCGAAAAGGAACGCCTGGCACTGTTCTCTGGCCATTCTCTGCGCGCAGGTCTCGCCAGTTCGGCCGAGGTGGACGAGCGGTATGTGCAGAAGCACCTTGGCCACGCTTCGGCACAGATGACCCGCCGCTACCAACGCCGCCGCGACCGCTTCCGCGTGAACCTGACGAAAGCCGCTGGATTGTAA